In Papaver somniferum cultivar HN1 chromosome 9, ASM357369v1, whole genome shotgun sequence, the genomic stretch cccgtattttcaattggtatcagagcaggcaaacacgcgaaagacctaacaagtttgtgtttgaaaCACTCTAGGAATATGTATTCATGTACCAACATGTCTCGAATTGATTTTGATTACGCAAGTGTTTGGgacttacctcaaaggataactccttgtTGGTTCTTCCAAATCTAGAGGAGATAAGCTTATGTTTTCACGTTATGAAGATACAACTCTCAAGCACATAATTGGTTCCATGTCAGAATCTGAGTTGGAGCTTAACAGAAGTTAAAAAAGGAtgttgagattattgattttcaagcttttagaatcagAAATCTTGAAAAAGAAAAGGCTCAGTATTACTGATGAACTTCAACAGTCTCTAGATAGAGAGCACAGTATCTTTGACATGATTAATTCTTTCACTGATAATATCAAAAGACTCATTCAAGAAACTAACATGTACAGAGAAAATGTTAGTGGTATTGAGGATACTGTCAAGGAATACGGGATATGAGAGAAATATCTAATTGAGACCCACTCATCAAAGATGAATGAACTTCgtgtgaaaaataaaaaattgaatctGATCTCTTCGTAGTCGAGAACAATTTGAATTATTTTAAAAAGAATAGTTCTTCTCTTATAAGTGAACATTCTCAAAACCTGATGATGTCTTTGGATATTCAAAGGTATGTTCTAACATTGAGAATTCCACCTTAAATAAGGAAAACGGTAAGAAACGTTTGTGTAAAAAACCAGTAACGAAGAATACTTCGAGTAGAGATCAGTAACCGATAATGTTTTTTGATAATCCACATGTTTGTTCACACTGCGGTAAATGAGGCCATCTTGCATTGAAGTGCTTTAGTAGGAAGAAACAGATGACAAAacttaaaaaatttcttaccttTGCAATTGAAGAAGTAAAAAATCTGTCAGCAGCTTCAATAGATCTTAACTTCGCAAAAAATCTACGTAATTCCAGATACCCTCACTCTGAAGTGTCTAACAACACTCCTAGTATAAGATTTCCTACTGATAAAGAGGGCAAGTCCGAAAGTTCCACCTCTAAGACTTGGGTTCCTAGTAACTCCTATTTCTTGAAACAAATTTCAAGAGGTCATAGACTTTCTTCTTTGAGAAACTCTTCTTATGAGGAGCGGTCAAGTGACATTGATCAGTTCAGGAAACAAGAGAGCTCATCAAATTTACTTTTAACAAAGGGAATAAGATCTAAATCTTTTATGAGGAAacgaaatagaaaaaaaaatcatcacatGAAAAACCTCAATGCATCACCTTGTGATACATCTAGTGAGACTGTCTCACTTTGTTACCTAACAGTACATCATTTGTCCTTGAAACTAACGTGAGAGTTACAAGGACTGCACTCATATCAACATTTGTATGAATGATGAGGTTGCTCAAGTATTAAGTAGTTAGTTTTACATCTCTTTCTACGAAATTAACATATAATATTTTAGTTGAGCCTGGCTCCTtaatgttttattgagtttttatCATTACCCTCTGGGAAAATGAGTGTTAATAGTTACGATGCTCTAAAGATGTATCTCTCTTGGAAATCATTTTTATTGAGATAAGaattcataattgacacttaagAGATCGAATGTTATTTAAGTAAAACTAATGTTTTGAAAAAATCTTATAATATCCCTTAATACTTGAACTCATGAACTATGGTTTGCTAACTAGTTCACTTATCTTACTAGGGTTAAGAGTATGTTATCTATAAATAAGGACAAAGGATTCCTATTCTTTTGAAAAACCCTTGTGTTGACCGAATAATTAGTTGAgtccttcatccttcttcttATTGAAAGAAGGGAAGCTCGAAGAGATCTCATTAAAATATTgatcttgatgatgaagatgtcAAAGAAGAAAGAAGTTCGTTTCAAGGGTCTCTTTTAAAAAAAGATGGTTGTAAGAAAAGAACAAAACTCCTGGGTTGCTAAGTCCATCAAAGATCTAACTCATTTTCAGAATGAATCAAAGGTTGATATTGCAAATCTAAAATTGCAATTAAATCATCTCATTGATGGTcaaaccaaaatccttgaaaagcaaAAAGTCATGATATGGAACCAGAAGAAGCTGATATCTAAGTGCACTAAAGCTAGGCAACTTGCTCGTATTATCAATCGGAAGGTTGGTATCCTAACCCACGAGCATGGCCTCTCAGCAGTTCAGCGAATTAAGGACATCAGTGACACGTTTTACAatggagttatggaaaggtaCGAAGAAATAGATGAAGTTTAAAAGTTATAATGGATATTTTCGTCTATGTACTAGGAaatttcttgtgagaatttattcttgtgttcaagAAGGATAATTATGGTTTGGTATAAcatatattgtgagtacacaagttatttccaacgattttcatcttgcatgtttttaggtttatttatttagagtttttggaagatgaacttgcagtatctAATCATTATTGATTTTatgtattgcaaagtcttatgagatacatgtgtcctttactttttgtgaattgaactgatatctcatatatgttctaaagttaaatctattaagttTTATGAATTAAAAATAGAACAATCTTTCGAAGAATTTTTCAcagtattgatctactcgtgGTCACACTCTTGTGTAATTACTGCATTATCAACTCTGTAAGATTTTCATATGTTGAGTCTTATTGATTAAATTGTCTCATTGTTCGTAAGTGGCGTTGAGATTAACTTATGTCGATGTTtaagatacaaatccatgtgatttgttataaTTTACGACAAAATCCTTTTTCATTAAAGTAAGGTCAATCATGGTGTTCTGttgggaatgacatcatatgggggagagttcttaattgaacttgtgcttaattgctatatctttgtggggagagcggatGTGGAATATAAAGGGGAtgtttgtatcttaaatctcctagatgagatgCTTAGTATTTTAAACTCTATGATATCATCTAATTTAAAGTTCATATATGTTCCTTTAAGTCTTGAAGCATTTTTTGttataattcattacaatcccataatttttgtacctttgccaatttttattgacaaaaggaggagaattaattagtagtttcgtactacatacatatggtttacagatcattatgtaagagggagtgaatcaatatctataggtttcacctattatgaaaaagatgtaagtatcgactaagagggagaaacatatcactgtagtattacttcgaagttgcgatataattgaactttggaaaagataataatattatgtttctgtataacgacgattgagaatatttgttttcaaagttgtcatcgctacggatcttcaacaacaacgatgctaagttgaacacgttcagaatcattgcaacatgaagtaacgaagaattcaaggagttggagaaccaaggaaatcaagcatgatggattttggagttttgaagctttattttctaatccatatgtattgatagttttgtcactaaaattgacaaagggggatattgttagagcatttctcggtcgaactcacaagtgtttctatctcaagcttgttgtcaaatttagttgatcaaaactgtatcttgatttctagtatacatttagtcaagtcttggattaggataaaagtatgtagttgagtaccagacatcactgcaTTCTactatttgaaggcgaagatcaatcgaagcttttggagaactccatcaacaaaaggtaagtgaagactgaaccacatattaCTCAATTTTCTACATTTCTATCTATGATAAAATGTCGCATGCCTAAAATATTACATGCATAACAAAAAttccgagtcaagtttatcttgttaatcattctcgaaatatgttgactaagtttaagaacatttgttcactttatgaatttggttaagaacaatttagtgtttatgacctaaattatgattcaagatttaatcatttgaaaatagcctagaacagtgacatttgtcattgatgttattcgagaatgtttcaaattgattattagagagatatagaactactgtaaatttgGATACaggatagtatgcataccagatCACATACTGGCATAACTTTTATAGGTCTGGatccgcagtacatgtacccagtacacgtaccggcgtagctatagttcggcaatgacttttggtacgcatacccggtatgcacaccttaaaaagtctgttgactcgtgaaccagatGGTACCCATACCCGGTATGCAATCCGGAAAAGATCTGTTGACTCCTGAACTTGTTTTTTTCTTACGGGTATACACACCTGGTAaacgtaccatgacaaaaaaaTGCTCACGAGAAGGCATACAACACAAGTACCAGGTACATGTAGTTACCCTATCGAATATATTcaaatgcatcagaattatttctatgagataactggcatttgaacaactctctaaaaacactatctagacatatttgatcacattataacctatggttgtgacccaagattaaagtcttaaagtgttatatgaaaatggttaagcttacagttcgtctggctagtttcggctaacctttcatgaacaagtcattgtacacggatcagttatggttcatcctaaccagagtgtatattcggttatgttaatatcaagtcaagtttttcatctaatggtgattattgattgcttgattccaaagctactttagcttaaatctaaagaaaCATTGATCTTGAAATTCTATACAAGGAGAACCTcgaacaactgggatctttgaatccctgacactattcttgtgtgtcctacttataaactagagtcgtcctctacttTAAACTTTTTTAGATTTAGCGACTAAatagacttcacctagggatttgtGAAtctaggtccaactatctttatctgatagttcgtgtatcctgatcttacaaCTGTTTTTTGAGCCTTTAGATCCAACAGGCGAGATAGATAacaatcacaaagttcttcgtctcagactttgtgattccaaaggTATATTCTGTTATAATGATTCTTTGTAGAAATAGAAGTATGAATTACTTgtgaggtaaataataatctaggatgctcttagggagtcgtaagtaccatattttgaggtttgctagactttgtctgttGCAATCGATTTTCTATttcaccttgatatttgatctgaacgaaaatcacatataggcttatctgtgggaggcagattggtttaaagtcttcaattgagttgaagcaactcttaggatgtagggatgtcagctaagggaatcaattgcgcagagtcttgcgagattcaagagacgtaaggagcgcgactgtaactaaaACATTTGTGACGCTAGATTCGGTCTCAACCATATTTCATTCCAAAGTTTTGATAgtaagctagagtctgtagcggcttaatacagtttggtgttcaaatctagacaaggtcccggggtttttctgcatttgcggtttcctcgttaacaaaatttctggtgtatgtgttatttctttttccacattatattgtttatctttataattgtaatatcacagattatacgtaaatcaatcaaagtaaatGCGTCCATCTTAAtttttggatacgacttgattgatcttggatattgatctttgaaatcgtccaagaactctcacggTATAATAAAGTTCACAGATTTGTTTCCGAATACGTACTGATTGTGAgagtaagagatataaactcttcatataattcccgattgagattcattaagttgtaactctcggaattgtatttgagtttagtccatccagattgcctaagaaaatattggtggtgtattttggtacccccgcattttcaatctcAAAGAAGTTGTCTATATGACTCAGCCTCTAGGGTTTCCAAGATCCACACAACCTAATTATGTATGCAGATTACATAAATCAATTTATGGTCTCAATCAAGCTCCTAGAGCTTTGGTATGAGAAGCTCATGGAGTCTCTACTTTCTCTTGGTTTTGAAGCATTTCAAGCTGATACTTCTTTATTCACCCTCAAGCATGGATCTATTATTATAATTATACTCATTTATATTGATGACATACTTATTACAGGGTCTTCTCTTTCTGCTTGTGATCAGGTTATTTGTCAACTCTCTAATTCATTACTTGTTAAAGATTTGGGTCCCATTCTTTACTTTCTAGGATTAGAAATCATGAGAAATGACACAGTTATGCATCTTTCACAAACCAAGTACATAGTTGAACTTCTGAAAAAGACAAATACGATAGATGCAAAACCATATTCTTCACCAGCTATTGCAAACTCTAAATTGAGCAAACATGATGGTGAATTTTTAGTTGATGCTTCTGATTATAGATCTCTTGTTGGGGATTTACAATATGCAACCTGGACTAGACCAGAGATTTTTTATGCTGTGAATCAAGTTTGTCAACTTATGAGTCATCCTACAATTGTTCATCTTGTGGATTCTAAGAGGATTTTGAGGTACTTAAAAGGAATTTTAGATTATGGCATTGTTCTTCAGAAATGGTTAACAACTTTATCCTCTTATTATGATTCTGACTGGTCTGGTAATCGCGATGATAGAAGACCTACCAGTGGcttctgtgtattttttttgTGGCAGCCCTATCTCTTGGTCATCTAAGATGCATCCCAGTGTTGTTAGGAGTTCAATAGAAGCAGAGTACAAATATTTGGCATATACTACAGCTGAAGTTCTTTGGTATGTCAGCTCCTCAAATACTTGAATGtgtttctctcttcttctcctaCTCTTGGTTGTGATGACAAAGGTCATGTGCATTCATTATGTCTCTACTGACACTCTTGTGGATGATGTTTTTACCAAGGGACTATTTGCAGCTAGACTTGATTTTCTGCGTGACAAGACGAGAGTTCAACCACTACCTCAGCTTGAGGGGGGTTAGTACGATTATATTCATCACTATGTGTCATCACtaattgatgtattttcaaatggttgtagagatagtggtaaaaactgggtcttttcagacttgtgaagaaaaatttttttatagatttaaattaaacaggcaactaaataaaataattcaaagttttggagaaaaataccaagactaggattccaccattgaccaaataaatagtaaactctaaataatattcatgcaattttatctttaaaaataattctaatatttgcctcaagtatattcttgaagtaatagttgtaatcaaagagtataaaacatcaaaattatttaaaacccagcatgcttcatcaaattaattcacaactattcaataagaactaatatttcaattcaatcccatgcaaataatcaaataataatattgcaaataaataataaaattagaattataccaattaatgtggaacaatggcttcctccgtcgccttggctaatggttttagctcttcatggtaaaaacacacacaaaataatcactcatggctgaataggtgtttttattgaagaaataagatgaaacagaaattcgcaacgctgaggaagtgttacagcgtcgctgttacaaaacagatgatgctgtttatatacgataataatgatatgctgtagagaaacgacagttttatttcgctgtaagcactgtggaaaaacgactgactctgcgagtccgttcttccttattcgtcttcctcctcgagcagcagcagcaggtatgatttctgttcttcgtttcggctctgaactctctcctaattctctcctcagggtttctaacccttctatgacaaaaacccaactctatatagccttcagattccctagaaactcgatcaaattcgagaataaatctcttattcttcacgtgcagttttaacaataattccatctgtcgatctttgtatgcgtctgttagctattctattgctcccaaaatcttctctgacttgaactcaactattttgaagtatatcccacgcaagaatctctcccaaatctttcaaaccaattcaaaaccctaaacaggtaccgtgtgcactgtcttgactttgtgtggattttctgacttatccagcccaattagatgggtctaatcgcttctaacaggtcccttatgtcttgtagagtccgtgggtaccaaatttgcccattgaatcgcctgctaggtcgctcaaatccttgatccaaaactgttgacgctgctaccttttttcccgccaaaatccagttttgaaactttgaagatgacctccccctatccagttccggtctccctttagcagatgcctgtaaatgggtcaccccttagtaattaggttaccccttatccaaaatgagagtccgtatagtaattttctcccacggcgcaaaaaccatttttagccaatttcgccgcaaaagctttattcttccaaaaacacctacaaatacataaaataaccgaataagtacaatatcgagtactaacagtatatacaaatgagctatattagacacataaatgcgtctatcaaatacccccaaacttattatttgctagtcccgagcaaatcaaaactacaaaataaaatcctaactcactgtcgcaggcatcgtcgattgcatttagcgtatgcaataagcctttaaacccctaggtggccctagtggccgagttatagtctcgggagggcttaccagagatatacccacaaaacctgtactccataccttagctatctacgcagaaccttggaaggcactaaagaatctccttggttggcatacttattgactacaggaagaagtaccctgatgcgaaattccaattgttgtacacgagtttgcactcaagcatactaaaattcatataaagtgacagagctatactcagatagttgcactatggacatcatattcggagtcaaaactaatcacatggatagatcaagaagatggatatagaaaaacatgtatggttttgatgtttactaagtgaacggcggttcccatatctgtctgaaggcctccgccaaaatgaacctaccctaatggattgagataccagtctgactaatatcaacacactggcatatacaagggtaccagtggtcgataacctaactctaggtcaacacaactggcatatacaagggtaccagtggtcgaatttattgaatttattccttttggtcaaatggtctggtctcaatatatatatttttttttttctttctttctctttttcaaccctttttttatttctttttttttttttatggtatctcaatcactctaattcaccctagcattggtaacaacttgaatcgtgggccccacctatcacttagagaaccatagtttaaaaacaaaataaaataaaaatagaagtgaaaaggactcaacgagatatggtgaaactatcatgttatttctaacacctgagctctgtgcttttatgaatagactctttagatgtttccatctaatcagattggttcttcaactcctacaaccaaaatgcttccatccacttagattagttagtgcaatcctcaataggcataaatttctaggctctggagtttatttattgcaactaaaagctaacaaaaagtttcttccccacccccaaacttaaatctaacattgtcctcaatgtttctcatgaaagaacagtaccaagaatataagtaacatgaggaaatagtaaagagagagttcggaaagatagtacctgagtgaagtgaaaccaaaaactgaatacaaaaattatacaacatacaaatcgcctcgatggtcaatcaagggtaaacagggtcctccagagggacctcctcaacatcacctgtaggaaaaggctctaaaaagggcttcaatcgctgaccgttaacctttgaagaactactaccatccggtgtctcgatcttaacagctccatgaggaaaaacagtacggaccacaaaaggaccggtccaccgagagcgcagtttcccggggaatagatgcaaacgtgtgtcatacagaagaactttttgacccggagaaaatgacttccgtaatatgtttctatcatgcacaagtttcattttgttcttatactccttcgcactatcgtaagcatctatatgaatctcgtccaactcattgagctggagtttcctatgggctcctgccttgtcaagtgaaaaatttatctgcttaacagcccaataagctctgtgttctaactcaacaggtaagtgacatgccttgccataaacaagccgataaggtgacattccaatgggggtcttaaacgcagtacggtaagcccataaggcatcagtaagcctagacgaccagtctttccgattaggattaactgttttctctaatatacgttttatctccctattggaaacctctacctgaccactagtctgtggatgatacggggtagctaccttatgtgtaataccatatttcttcatcagaagtctaaaagtcccattacaaaagtgcgaccctccatcactaattatagctcgtggtgtaccaaaacgtgtaagtatattatttttcaagaactcaatcacaaccctatggtcattggttttacacgcaaccgcctcaatccacttagagacatagtctacggcgacaaggatgtataggttaccaaaagaattaggaaacggacccataaagtcaataccccacacatcaaagacctcaacaattaaaatagggttcaagggcatcatgttcctacgggaaatggttcctaatttctggcatcgttcacaagtaacgcagtaactgtgggagtctttaaacaacgaaggccaatagaatccacactg encodes the following:
- the LOC113311997 gene encoding uncharacterized protein LOC113311997 is translated as MESLLSLGFEAFQADTSLFTLKHGSIIIIILIYIDDILITGSSLSACDQVICQLSNSLLVKDLGPILYFLGLEIMRNDTVMHLSQTKYIVELLKKTNTIDAKPYSSPAIANSKLSKHDGEFLVDASDYRSLVGDLQYATWTRPEIFYAVNQVCQLMSHPTIVHLVDSKRILRYLKGILDYGIVLQKWLTTLSSYYDSDWSGNRDDRRPTSGFCVMCIHYVSTDTLVDDVFTKGLFAARLDFLRDKTRVQPLPQLEGG